The Klebsiella sp. RHBSTW-00484 genome includes a window with the following:
- the phoP gene encoding two-component system response regulator PhoP, whose translation MRVLVVEDNALLRHHLKVQLQELGHQVDAAEDAKEADYYLGEHVPDIAIVDLGLPDEDGLSLIRRWRGHDVSVPILVLTAREGWQDKVEVLSAGADDYVTKPFHIEEVAARMQALLRRNSGLASQVISIPPFQVDLSRRELSVNSQPIKLTAFEYTIMETLIRNRGKVVSKDSLMLQLYPDAELRESHTIDVLMGRLRKKIQAEHPQDVITTVRGQGYLFELRG comes from the coding sequence ATGCGCGTACTCGTGGTTGAGGACAATGCTCTGCTGCGCCATCACCTGAAAGTTCAGTTGCAGGAATTGGGCCATCAGGTAGATGCGGCGGAAGATGCGAAGGAAGCAGATTACTATCTGGGTGAACACGTTCCGGACATCGCTATTGTTGATCTTGGCCTGCCGGATGAGGACGGCCTGTCGCTGATTCGCCGCTGGCGCGGTCACGACGTCTCGGTGCCGATTCTGGTGCTCACCGCACGTGAAGGGTGGCAGGACAAGGTCGAAGTTCTCAGCGCCGGGGCCGATGACTACGTCACCAAACCATTTCATATCGAAGAGGTCGCCGCCCGCATGCAGGCTCTGCTGCGGCGTAACAGCGGCCTGGCCTCACAGGTTATCTCCATCCCGCCTTTCCAGGTTGATTTGTCGCGCCGCGAACTGTCGGTCAACAGCCAACCGATCAAGCTTACCGCTTTCGAATACACCATTATGGAAACGCTGATCCGTAACCGGGGCAAAGTGGTCAGTAAAGACTCGCTGATGCTGCAACTCTATCCCGACGCCGAACTGCGCGAAAGCCACACCATTGATGTACTGATGGGAAGACTGCGCAAGAAAATCCAGGCTGAGCATCCGCAGGATGTGATTACGACGGTCCGCGGCCAGGGCTATCTGTTCGAACTTCGCGGATGA
- the phoQ gene encoding two-component system sensor histidine kinase PhoQ, with protein sequence MKGVLRHILPLSLRVRFLLATAAVVLVLSLSYGMVALVGYSVSFDKTTFRLLRGESNLFYMLAKWENNTIEVDIPENLNMQSPTVTLIYDANGKLLWAQHDVPWLTKRIQPEWLKNNGFHEIEADVDSSSMLQHNNLEVQQQLDAIREEDDDSEMTHSVAINLYPATSTMPQLSIVVVDTIPVELKRSYMVWSWFIYVLAANLLLVIPLLWVAAWWSLRPIESLAKEVRELEEHHREMLNPNTTRELTRLVSNLNRLLKSERERYDKYRTTLTDLTHSLKTPLAVMQSTLRSMRGGKLNVNEAEPVMLEQISRISQQIGYYLHRASMRSGGSLLSRELHPIAPLLDSLTSALNKVYQRKGVNITLDISPEISFVGEQNDFMEVMGNVLDNACKYCLEFVEVSVRQSNDNHLHILVEDDGPGIPQSMRNAVFDRGQRADTLRPGQGVGLAVARDIVEQYDGRILTEDSLLGGACMEVIFGRQHPEDKES encoded by the coding sequence ATGAAAGGCGTGCTACGGCATATTCTGCCGCTGTCGCTTCGCGTCCGCTTTCTGCTGGCGACAGCCGCTGTGGTGCTGGTGCTGTCGCTGTCTTACGGAATGGTGGCGCTGGTCGGCTATAGCGTAAGCTTCGATAAAACCACTTTTCGCCTGCTACGTGGCGAGAGCAACCTGTTCTATATGCTGGCAAAGTGGGAAAACAACACCATTGAGGTCGATATTCCCGAAAACCTCAATATGCAAAGCCCCACAGTGACGCTGATTTACGACGCCAACGGCAAACTCTTATGGGCACAGCACGACGTGCCGTGGCTCACCAAACGCATTCAGCCGGAGTGGCTGAAAAACAACGGTTTTCATGAGATTGAGGCCGATGTCGACAGCAGTAGCATGCTGCAACACAATAACCTGGAAGTGCAGCAACAGCTGGACGCTATCCGTGAAGAGGATGACGACTCCGAGATGACCCACTCGGTGGCGATCAATCTTTACCCCGCCACCAGCACGATGCCGCAGTTGAGTATCGTGGTCGTCGATACCATTCCGGTGGAACTTAAGCGTTCCTATATGGTGTGGAGCTGGTTTATCTACGTGCTGGCGGCCAACCTGCTGCTGGTGATCCCGTTACTATGGGTAGCAGCATGGTGGAGCCTGCGACCTATCGAGTCGCTGGCAAAAGAGGTGCGTGAACTGGAAGAGCATCACCGTGAGATGCTCAATCCGAACACCACCCGCGAGCTCACCCGGCTGGTCAGCAACCTTAACCGCCTGCTGAAAAGTGAACGCGAGCGCTACGACAAATACCGCACCACCCTGACCGACCTGACCCATAGCCTGAAAACGCCGCTGGCGGTGATGCAAAGCACCCTGCGCTCGATGCGCGGCGGGAAGCTCAACGTCAATGAAGCCGAACCGGTGATGCTGGAACAGATTAGTCGTATCTCGCAGCAGATTGGTTACTATCTCCATCGCGCCAGCATGCGCAGCGGCGGTTCTCTCCTCAGTCGCGAACTTCACCCAATTGCCCCACTGCTTGATAGCCTGACCTCGGCGCTAAACAAGGTCTATCAGCGTAAAGGCGTGAATATCACCCTCGATATTTCACCGGAAATCAGCTTCGTCGGCGAACAGAATGATTTTATGGAAGTCATGGGCAACGTGCTCGACAACGCCTGCAAGTATTGCCTGGAGTTTGTGGAAGTCTCCGTGCGTCAGTCCAACGACAACCACCTGCATATTCTGGTTGAAGATGATGGTCCAGGGATCCCCCAGAGTATGCGTAACGCGGTGTTCGATCGCGGTCAGCGCGCCGATACCCTGCGCCCCGGACAAGGTGTAGGCCTCGCCGTCGC